taaataaagataaaacgcagatcattttttaataatttggttgatttgatgtgatttaaaaaaaaaaaaaaatatatatatatatatatattacctaAATTATTTTGGCCAGTAATGAAACACTAGACAGTGTTATTCAGTTGTATAATTATGTGACCAATTgtgcatcagtgttttttttgcacttatGATGATTTTGTTTAAggttttaaaatactttcaatacttaagtatttttttattgcaattacTTCAATACTTTCACTTAAGTAATATATTTTACTTGTATTAGAGTAGGCTTTGGCAAGGAGTGTCTGTAtagtgaaagtacagatattcTTGTCAATTTGACTCTCTTCAAACTTGCAAAAAAtcctaaataaactaaaatatatcACTGACATTTATTGAATCAAATGATATCAAATGTAGAATATTTAAAATCCACTGTTTTCAGTCCTTATCCAGAAGCATTTTAGGTCATTTTCCATCACTCACGGGGCAGATGATAAAGCCATACTGCAGCATGATGCTAATGACCACGAAGATGAAATATAACAGAACCAAAACACAACCCAGGACTTTATTCATCTTCCACCTACAGGCTGCAATGGAGATGATGGTGGAGAGGAGCATGAAGAGGAGCAACGTGCTAGCACAGATGATCCCACTACTGTCGACATCCACCGAAGCCGAGCCGTGGATGGATGAGTAGAGAAACCATGACACTGGTAGACTTTGGAGTAAAGTGACAGAGACACAAATGCTCAATAACGGGACACAAACAGCTGTGTTCCATCAAACTCAGACATTCATGTAAACTCACTAGATGGTGATGTCCAATATGTTGCTGCCTATACAGCTGGACACAGCCATGTTCCCCAGGCCTTTACGAGCCACAATCACACTGGTAATCAGATCAGCGTTGGCGGCTCCTGCCACCAGTAGGGCCATGATGGGCTCTGGAATCCCAACAATGTCTCCCACCTGCAGAAAAACACCAACATTTGCaaaggtttggggtcaattacagttgtaatcgcgtaattgataaataattacaattacggcatagttataattgtaatttgaaaaatcttttgctgtcgtaattgtaattaaattgtaattgagtttagataattgtaattgccatgaaaattccataaaaattgtcaattatcaTTTAAGGCCAAAACTCTAACACTAACCCTTTTAcatgtatgtagttaacaactaaaatatgtttcacatcaagctttcccacagtttaccattttgaaaaatattaaaacttatattttcattcattaTGTAGCCTATttccaatagataggaaagaaatgagatggTAGATAtttgttatcattagagatgctgacagaaagcaaacacaagaggaaggttcacttttattaggttatttatttcaggctcagtaattgtgattaattgcaaaaaatgtcggtactgtaatcgtaattgaattgtaattgaaaatataattgtaattcaaaaatgtactttaccccaaccctgctttcaGGTATCTTCCTTGCCTAATTGTAAATGATGTCCTCGAAATTCAAATATTTTActttagaaatgtatgtttttgtttgtttgtttactcaAATGACAAACAATACATTAGATAGGATAAAATGATGAAACAGAATacattatttgttgtttttgttattcaaaAGTAGAGTTTTGTGTGTCGAGCCGAGAGGTTTGGGGTCAAAAGTCCGAGGCAATGCAAGAAGACACCTACTAAAAAACTACTAAAACCTTTAACGCCAAACgtatcatatttgatacatgtgTTTTGAAACTCTCTACAATATTTGTAGTTATACTTACTTTTATATACATGCAACACAAGGATATTCCACCATGAGGCAGTAAATAGATCAGCAGAGGCCTTTTAGCAACTCTATAAGATTATTATTTATGAGGAAAGATGCACAGGTGGTTTTAGAGGAAGAACTTCtacaattttaaaaagattaaggtaagaaaaacatttttttttttttactgaaacatcAATAGGAAGAGTTAGTGGGTCGATGCAGTGTGATATTAGTTTATATTTCTTAATCTCTGTTTTAGTAAAGTCTGTTTTGATACGAGGTCATGTAACTTTAAAtcagtcaattataattttattgcatttcatgcattttacaTATAATCAACCAACAAAAAAagtctttttcatttttcaagtaaactaaataaatgtttaaattgcaTAATTTGGTAACCAACATGGGAAACAGACAGAGATGTAAGCACTGTGCAGGACACTTTTCCCATGTGTAGTGTGACAAATGTCGAGTTCATCTCTATCTGAATAAGGTCAGGAACTGTTTTCATTACTatgcaaaatagaaaaattgtgaaacacaaaatgaggaaaaatttgTGAAATGTGTTATAGACTTCACCGTGCCAGTTCCATTGGTCAATATGTCATTATTAATGCATGAAAatagcattaaaaacattttttaatgtatgtatGGAATTGCCAATTTGTTGACATGTtggttatttattatgtatttgttggtaaaagaaaaaaaaaaacaatatttgagcATTGAGACTGGAAGTATCGAATATGATACAAATgaaaactcataaataaaaattgatatttgaattttttggttgatatttttttattttttggttgttCAAAGGGACAAATAAAGGCTCCAGTTTTAAAACATTGGATTTTTTCGTTAAATTATTTAATGATTCAGGCTTTAGATGgtaaaaatggattttaaaaaaatcagccattgcaacagaaaaaaaaaaacaaaaaaaaaaactgaacagcCAAAATTGTATGCAATGTAAGAGCAAAGAAAATGTCACTGATAAAGAACTATAACTAAGTCACTAACCTGATGGCCCCACCACACAATAAGATAGAGAAAGACTGCAATCCACACAGAAGATCCCACAAATGTGAGAATGAAGAATTTTCTGttcttctgttaaaaaaaaaagaggaacacAAACGATTAAAAGATCCAAAGAGTGGTTGATGCTTCACAGATAAATGATGCGTCACCTCGTTTCTAACATCAGGGAGTGTGAGCCACAGAGGGAGGACGATGGGCAGCAGGAGGACGTAGATGATCTGCTTCCTTCCTGTATTCGGCCACTTTAAAGACACTGGcttttcttctttgttggttTCTTCCACTCGACTCTCatcattttcatatttacaGGAGTTCCCTCTGGCTTTCTCGTCGGTTTCATCAGTGCCAGTGCAGTCTGACAAGCTTAAACCATCCTGACAGGCTGGGCTGTCCTCCTAAACAGTGTTTTATCAACAATCAGtttcatttggtcaaaatgtTCGTGGCAAAAAGTTAGAAGTGTCACCTTAAACTGAAAGGATCAAGGTTTTATTAAGGACTATATGTTCCTCAGAGCAGTGAGTGAGCAGGTTCATTCGAGTTAATACAAGGTGTAGGTGAGATATGGATGATGGAGTTGGTGTTTTCTCGTGTTTTCATTGAAtaaaagttgtgccaaaacaatggcggatgtaGATATTGTGGCTTTCCATGGAAACGCCCGAATACGGACAAAATTCAATGTCTTGCGTAGTGACGTCATCGCACAGgaaacaacataaacaacacaAGACAAAAATGGCATCAAGCAAATGACAATGTctaacaaagaaacacaagaatacAGAATCATATGcataataagaataaaataagataagaatatacattttaaaaaacacttccAAAGAAACGTTTCTGCTTTGACGTGTCCTTGCATTTTTCTACcgaacatgtgtcaaactcaagtcccaggggccaaatccggcccttcagagcatccaatttgaccctctggaaaaagtgaaaatgacagagaaaacataaataattgtgtgtattataccaaataattcagttgtacattgttgttgaaagaaatttttcaatttttctaaaattattccacaaaatctccccaaactaaaaaaaaagtgttcaaaaaagaaatacatcaaaggacatttaaagaTCTGCCACGTATTGTTTAGATATGACTGATGTCTTCCATACTTTGTCTGATTTATTGCTGGAAGTGCAAAGTTTGTGgaaattgttcatttttctgCCTAACACCTGCGACCTACTTGAGATtgaactggtctgtatttggcccctgaactaaaatgagtttgacacccctgttctacaggattcccaatcccacaatgcaatgcgcgggAACTTTTCTGAAGTTCAAGTCATGTgatcatttgtcaacaaaccagAAGTTTGTGATGGAGTCAAAAAACAATCTTGCGAGCGGTAATTCAACcttcaacatttgtttgtgagtaaatacgtttgatttattgatctacgagGACTACattatgtatactgtatgtatttatatgAGTTTATGATCCTTAACAGCTTTAAGCAGAAATAGAAGAAAAGCCTTTTATAAGTTGTATCAGACAATAAAAAACAGTACTTGCCTTTTCATGTTTGTTCCCAGGGATTGTTCTCCATCTTCTCCCCATGTGGATCTTTATTCCATGTTCAATCTGGGTGTTAAACTTCATGAAAAGCACGTAGAGTGTGTAAACACTCACAAGTACAATGCTCTCGCCCCAATGGATGACGCCatccaagaaaaacacaataagcaAGATGAAGCCAAGCAGGTAGAAGGAGACGTCTCTGTAGAGAGGCCACTGGGACAAAGAAACGACATCACGAGCCAACAAAGCACAAACTCCAGGCACAAACACAACGTTGTACAGGGCTGGACCCACAACTGAGCCGAATCTGACGTTACTGTGGGTGAGAAAAAGGCCAATTATGATGGCAAGGAGTTTGGGGGAGGATCTTCCAGCCGCCATGACAGATGCTCCTGCTACATCGTCAGAGAGGCGCAACGTTTCTGCAGTTACTCCCACCGCAGGTATGAAGAACTTATCGCATACAAACACAAGGGATGCAAACATGTATATCAACCCAATCATGTGAAGGATCACCCAGCCTTTCCTGAGGTCATCCACTGGTAAAAGATCCAGAGGGAAGTTTTCCTGTGGAGCTTCTGTGGCTGTAGcttgaagaaaaaaagtcacatGGACTGCAGTAGGTTTGGCTGTTTCAGATATTTCAGTATTTGATGTTGTGTCTGAATTTTGTACCCAACGTATCTTGGATGTGGAATGATTTTCAGACTttagtttgtgtgttcttgttatATTTTCAACCAGTTGAGTTGAACTTTCTTCAGCAAAAGGAGTTGGAAAAGTCTGGTTCAGTTTTGTACTGAAAGTCATCTGGCagaacgtagagatgaaaaccaCACAGAGGAAAAGTGGCACTTGGGTCGGCTGGCGTCCCTTTGTTGTTGTACCTTTCATCCTTATTAGAAAACAGagttaaaggatgagttcaaaAGGATCAGAGGTAGAGAAACTAAAGACTCTTTATCCAATATCCTTTGCTTGATGGAAGCACCTacggaaaatgagaaaacatttGAGTTGCATTGAAATATCGatgacaacatcaaaaacatcaaCACGAGGATATTATGAGTGACCCACAATATTTCTTACACGCGAACGTGCAAAAAGAGAGCATCACATTTTCTAATTTGTGCTTTTTGCTGGTCAGGCTTACTGAAAGATCAAACTGGGTCAATTGCGGCTCCTGAACTCAGATGAGTTTGATATCCCTGATTTATTGCGTTGTTCAACAAAAGAGTGAAACATCATCACTGGAATAGTTATGTTAAGGTGGAAAGATATtcacaaattattaatattttgcatCAATATCATCAATAATCCAATCAACCCATTAGCAGTAACGTCTTCAAAAATCACCCTAGTACCTTGAAAACAACGATGGCCTTTATTAAGTCCCTCTCCAACTACTACATCATCAGagatattaatttaaaaaaacaataagggAAAAACAATTTTACTGATTTTTGAAATAAAGTTTGTACTTGTAAATAACAGTTAAGGCTATTTGCAAACTTTATAAAACAATATTGAACATCAGGCTTGATcgccctgtagctggccacctttgatgagggtgtctagtgtTTAAAAGGCCAAAACATCCGCTCATGCAACTaacatcttttggcacaaaggacagTTCAATATCACGTCTCGTGTTTAATGATTCTGATTTGGTGGTGTAATATTTATAGGAGACTTAATAAAGACTGTTGTGTTCAAGTTAATGTTTAAGAAGTTATTGCTAATGAATTACAGTAATGACGGCtatttataaataattatattcCAGAAAGCTGTTTCACACGATTTCCAGAGCGACACATCACAGGACAGGAAAGTTATTGATTTTGTTGATGAAAATCTCCTTTCAGTGTTGCACTTTGTTGACGGTCCCTGCCCACGCAGCTCTTAATCCGCtactttttcctcatttaaCGTAACTCAGTGAAAAAGTTAAACATACAAATTACCGCTATAATTACCAAACATTGCACCCAAAGGAAATAATTGTCTCTAATGAATGTTAAAAGTTAATAACAAAGCTTGACAGACGTTTTAAACCTACACTCATAACAGCAGATGTTATTGTTATCCTACCTTGAAatgtgcttttctttttcagcGTTGAAATACGACACAGattattaaaatccacaatctggaaaaaacataaacattgtATATAAAttgatatataatatattgaTTTAGTGTTAGCGCTACTTGGACTATGTGTTTCTCTGCTTCCGACGCAAGAACCGCCCATTAAAGGGTTAAATACTGTAAGTAATATACATCTAAAGAAAAgactggtttaaaaaaataaaaataaaaaaaaccttttaaaaatgtgtgtttttaaccaGATCCAATTTTGGGGAAAGTGTTTTAGTATGTTTGTGGTAATCGTATTTTCGAGAATAAATGTTGACATTACAGCTTATTTTCCTCTGTTCCTACACGGACTGAATTGACCTGCTGCACATGACGTTGTAAACAGTGGTTGTCGAGTGGAGCGTTGAATGGCACGTATTTCaaccaaataaacatgttttttttaattactttgttactgtaaaGTTTAGTTAAAAGGTATTTTTCTTGCAAGCGCTGATTGAACATACAGTAGAAATATTTTTACGCCTTTTTATATGACGAACGATGATCATTTATCCAactagctaacgttagcctcTGTGCTCTGTATTTGTAGCTTTTTATCGTCTTTAATGTTTATCAATCTGCAGTAACGATGCTAACAAATTATAGAACTACTGTGATtacttattattaatattttccagagttttattgggctttatttaccggtgattagttcctactgCTCGGAAACATTTGGAAaccaatgtatttatttatttatttattattattattattattattattattaatcttagTACAGATTAAATTATATGATCTAACCAGATGATAGTCTGGGCCACAAGTAATTacacaacaaaagacaaaacagacAGCTTTTTAATGACGTTTTCAAGatttttttgtgacattgtttttattatcagAAAAagttgcattattattattattattattattattattattaataataataataataaaaggttgTCTTATTCAGATGTACTTATATGTTCATAACAGGAactatgcacaataataaattaatatttataaacatgtaaatatgcagtaggaactaatcactggtaaataaaacccaataagattccagaaaacaataaccaggtaAAGACAgaagctctaacaactggtacaatgaaataattggtgatattacagcctgtgcatgcagtacggggacacatTTATGTCTCTGAAATGTTTCCGTGTTTTAGTATCACAATATTAGTGTCCGTTTAGTTCATCTTTTTCATGTAATATCTATTTTTTAACCGTATTCATTAACTCCTGCATGTGTTTCTTGTCTTTCAGTGAGGGCTCTTTGTTTGGAGCCTTTGGTGTTTCTTATTATTGGCAGTGAACAGAAGGAGAGCCATGCCCACTGTGGTGGTGATGGACGTGTCTCTGTCCATGACACGACCAGTGTGTTTAGATGGCAGCGAGGAGTTCCAAAGGAAGAATCTGGCCGTCCATGGTCTCAACATGTTGTTTGAACACATGGCATCGAACTACCGCTTGGAGTTCACAGCCTTGATGGCCTTCTCTTCCCTCTGGGAGCTTTTAGTGCCTTTTACCAGGGACTACAATGCATTACAGGTAAAGTTTGGCTTTTGGAATGTTGGTACGTGTTGTTTTCATGCAGTGTCATGTTTGCTTTGGTCCTTAGGAGGCTCTGAGCACATTGGAGGATTATGACAAGACGTGTGTTGAATCAGCTCTTCAAGGTGTTAGTAACGTAGTACAGCAGGAGTGGGGCAGTGCCTGCCCATGCCAGGTATTTgctaacactttataataactataTGTTTTATAAGTAGTTAATAgatcattaactcattcagtgccagccattttcaaaatttctacccacTCAGTGCCGGCCGTTTTCGagtattttgactaatttttaaagacctacagaatattttgtactatgacaatatgaattctgacaccagatttTGAAAcattaaagtctctaatttcatcagaaagaatgattttgtttctagcttgttttgttcatcCGTAATCCGaggcaaatttcacacaaatcgccagtttgtgacaaaaagctgagaaaaacgcctttttctgaaaaaacctattagtgactttgaaacaattttttttgctttagtgacacctcaacattggtttccttctataaaactacaaaaacaacactgagaccgggcttttgatggcaacattattaatattttgttatctaagtcagagttgaatggtttgccTACTGgattttggccttcctccaagtctttccccccgtcattctccacacacacaacttcctcctcatcccggacatgccgagtgtttgcacttgccctgttttttgatcgttttctctcaccattgtgacactctcaatagtccacttagttccacacattctctggtcgagtgtgagctgctgggaacttcaacATCAACTCTTGTAGTGCCATTTTCTCTCTTGTCAtctcctttcctcttcctctgagctctgcccataacgggtgatctctcatccaaaggtgctctgctgccacctacatgtcaccagttgatCACTACATCactgtacaagttagatattcacctatagacgtgaatggcactcaatgagttaataaaTTGTTAGTTAATGAGTTATAAATTGCTTGTTGAATATTTGCTAACAGTTTGTTAAGGATTTATAACTGTGCCTAATACTACTTACCTTAACATGTAAATACTCGCTGCTGTTTTTTTaccctggttttttttttttagcctgcTATACGAGCCAATGCAACAAAATTTCCTTCTTATCTGTATTGTACAGTTCaagtttgaatgacaataaagaacgTCTAAATTATAGATAGCCAATAGATAACTGACAAGCTGTTAGTAAACAATTTATAAATGACATGTTAACTTtatgttaatgatttataaCTATACCTTATAATTTAGTAATAGATCATGAATAAGCTATTAGTAAACTACTCACTAATGTCAGTTAAAACTTTATGTTATTGGGACGTTATTCTAAAGTTGCAACCATTCCACATTTACTAACATATATAAAGTTATATAAGTTGGTCAAGAACTACAGGAAACATCTGACATCTGTATTAAATATTAAGTTccattttttgtattgtatcaaatacttattttatgcaataaaaggaaaaataattatttgaaaatgtgtttttgtggaattttctaaatatatttttaatattatgtctctcacagttgaagtgtacctatgataaaatattagAGACCGTgtatcaaatacttattttccccACTGTATttataaatcattaacataCAGTTAACATGTACTTTATAGTTATCTATTGGCTGTTTATAAGGCACAGTTATAAATCCTTAACAAACTAAGCAAATATTCAACAAGCAATTTATAACTCAATATCTAACAATTCTCTATTAActacttataaaaaaaaaaaaaagtgaatgtaaccatgtcggaaataaactgaataaataaataaataaataaaatataacagttatttttctcttttacgCCTTGTTTTCACACGACATTAAAACTAGGAACTGCTTGTGTGTGATTAGAAACTGcactgtttgtctttgttaacaATGTAACTTTCACAAAATGTTGTTAATTCATTTTCCTTTTGCCTTTTTCTAATGTTAATTCTCCCGTGTTGTGGTTATTGTTGTCCTTCAGGTGGTGCTGGTCACCGATGGATCTCTGGGTATCGGAAAGGGTTCCCTCAGACACTCCCTTCAAACACTAAAGCATCGTGGAGATGACAAGAAGTTCCCTCTCCCTTTCCCCTTTCCCACCAAAATGTTCATCATGTGTGTAGCCAATGCTGAAGAGGTACAGAAAGGTTCATTTTCATGTTTAATGTGGATGCTGATGTTAAAAATAGTAATAAGATCATTCCATGACattcaataaatgattataagacaaagagccaagctacaatggcctcatgtgaAGGATCTTCAATATCTGCAAGTGGTGAAATAGCTCAAAAgttgggtccaaaataaaaatgaagaagtcgcaTGAAGAGAAATAGTTTTATGTCccaagaaaaagtcatatttatactattaattaaaacaaagattttttcttacaatcccacatgcagttatgggccaatgaatatagttttaaaaatttttttttggatttcaagagcgtgtcacccaaaaaccaatgcaaatatgtgactaatcattatagatgtgaacagtctatgttcatagctcaaagctgatcaaattacagggggctgaggcatatgctaagttgtttactgaagacccaaacatgttccagacccaaaccccaACAAACTTTATTCCAATTTTGAGTAGCTGTCATGTCCACCAAATATTATGTATTGcaaatctttttgtatattctgagagagtaggtggagctgtattacgaGACCAAATTTccgtttcctatgtgatgtagttcctgagaagAACTATTGTCAATGTACAAAGTACTACAGAATTGCACATGCCCCTCCCAACAACGCTCAAGTACACTAAAGATTCAAGCAAAGACAGACACagttataaaaacaacacaaggtacaataaaaaagtataaaagttaatcagaataaaagtgcatggtatagaatattaaaaaaagactcaAATTCAAAAAGAGACAGTATTTAGAGAtgttagaagctgaaaatgaaatACACACCTCACTAAATTATCCATatttcaaaaagtattaatccgatcaaactaaaaatgtacagtgtgtctattgaattattaaggaacaattggtaaagatttcagaatttttttgtcctgaaaatctgttgaaatgacatgaaacaACCCAATAGTGATTAGTCACTGGGCACTATTAAATAACAGAAACTTGTGTAACCTGAGAAGATTTATTGtgaattgtaattttctgttttttttttcatccaggAAATTTGATATATCGTCTCCTGCTTTTGTATaagtaaaaagttttttttctagaaCATACTGTAGTTAAATCAGCTCTTTTTTTCATCGACCCCAGTTGCAGACGACTGATGCCATGGACAACTTAGAGGAGCTTCTTTTCCTCAGTGGAGGTGACGGGCAGATCCTGACTGTGGACGGACCGCTGTGTATGAAGAGTGTGCAGGCCATGTTTGGGTATAGATATATCCTACAAACACCCAGCCCTCCACAatacttttagttttttattcactaaaagagtttatttttctctgtgtGTCTCTAGTAGGCTGATTGATGTGGCCTACTCCCCGTTCCACGCTGTTTTACACTGTGGGAATCTCTCCTCAGACGTTCAGGTGTTTCCACGTCCTGAAGCTGTCGTGGTGGATGACGAGGTCGACCCCATACCCCGTACTGTAAATACAGGTACTTTGATTACTTTGAAACTCATGATAGCatttaactagggatgtaaagaaGGATATACTGTATCCTAAATGAGCTACGAATTGATGCAAATAAGAGGGGATTGAAATGGATAGAGCACAGTATGTGAATCGATACTCTGCTCAACCCTCTGGAGTCGACGGACGCGCCGACGCTTCCTGATCACATGACCGATTTAAGACTGCACATTGGCCAGATAATTTGCGAAAAACGCCTGAAGTATTTCCtgctttttttatgtaaattgtTGCATATgacctgttttttttgtaaacttgcACATATGTTAATGATAAGTACACTTTATATTTGCATTCCCATTCATAAAATCAGTTTGTTAAACATATTTGTGGTTTTCAGAGTAAAAAAGACCCTTTTTTTCTACTCgaatttggtgtttttgtgtgaaTTAAAGTCAATTGTGTTAGTAACGGTAAATTCATACAGCTGAAGTTGTGCTGAAAAAATAATACCAAACAAGGCATGCTAAATCATTTTTATGGTGATATAGAAAGGTAAAGTATTCAAAAACGGCCAGTTATACCTTGGACTCCAGAGGGTTAAACAATAGGGGGTGCTGGGACTGTTTTAGTGATGCTTGTTTAGATGTTCCGGTCTCTAGTTCAGCTGTACACTCGGGCCTGAACCAAGAGCAGCAGCGGGAGAAGAGCTTTAATCAGGCCAATAAACAAAGACCTGACCAGATCTTTAAGCCTTATCCCGTTTTAATCAGACACTCCTCGTGTCCGTGCGCATGCATGTAGAGGAGagtcagcatccatttgtgcatctttctcGTGCTAATAGAAACACACCACCTGATTTACCGCACAACGTCTGAATCCGGCCCGAGCCCGTGGTTTAACGATTAAAATTAAGCCAGAACCGTCAACACAGAGCGACACGTgacgcacgcacacaccttgggaaaaatatgtaaaaaaatttttttcaacactacatgaagtgcaatctttttttcgacagcaatgtatgttttgttattgcaattaaataaatgaatttattttattgcatagtgcataaaaatatgtaaattccaAGCTTGGAACATAAGCAAACTTTTCTTACatcttacatttttattcaatgttttatgtttgattGTTTCACTTTGCATggtgataaatgaagaaatgtgcagtttatgaGTTCACACGGTTCAAATGTTTTCGTAAGAAGGTTATAAGAAGAAAAtgtattggttaaaaaaaaaaaattctccatATTATGATCTCAATGTatacaaatcattttttttggtcattaatCAAATCTTCATTTGTGGTTCTGCAGATTTAAAAATTGTAGGTTTCATGGAAATCGGAGACATCTCTAGTCCGCCTGTCATATCCAGACACTTGGTGTTGCCTATTGCTGTCAACAAAGGTTTGTAACCCCATTATGCTTATCATATT
This genomic window from Gouania willdenowi chromosome 6, fGouWil2.1, whole genome shotgun sequence contains:
- the ints14 gene encoding integrator complex subunit 14 yields the protein MPTVVVMDVSLSMTRPVCLDGSEEFQRKNLAVHGLNMLFEHMASNYRLEFTALMAFSSLWELLVPFTRDYNALQEALSTLEDYDKTCVESALQGVSNVVQQEWGSACPCQVVLVTDGSLGIGKGSLRHSLQTLKHRGDDKKFPLPFPFPTKMFIMCVANAEELQTTDAMDNLEELLFLSGGDGQILTVDGPLCMKSVQAMFGRLIDVAYSPFHAVLHCGNLSSDVQVFPRPEAVVVDDEVDPIPRTVNTDLKIVGFMEIGDISSPPVISRHLVLPIAVNKDVDDVGGGATEELEEEPSASQAAGKSPNICVLLHGSLRVEGMVALVELGLEWYGMLHSQADSKKKSNMMMSLFEPGPDPLPWLGKITHLGPISEAAENPYGEDDSKSPFPVTPQVKRSYAQNVTVWIKASGLQTDVQKILRNARKLPDKTQTFYKELNRLRKAALAFGFWELLKGVADLLERECTMLPDSAHPDAAFQLSHAAQQLKRASAGDPQYAGFDHNIVPIPTDFSS
- the LOC114464893 gene encoding sodium/potassium/calcium exchanger 1-like, which codes for MKGTTTKGRQPTQVPLFLCVVFISTFCQMTFSTKLNQTFPTPFAEESSTQLVENITRTHKLKSENHSTSKIRWVQNSDTTSNTEISETAKPTAVHVTFFLQATATEAPQENFPLDLLPVDDLRKGWVILHMIGLIYMFASLVFVCDKFFIPAVGVTAETLRLSDDVAGASVMAAGRSSPKLLAIIIGLFLTHSNVRFGSVVGPALYNVVFVPGVCALLARDVVSLSQWPLYRDVSFYLLGFILLIVFFLDGVIHWGESIVLVSVYTLYVLFMKFNTQIEHGIKIHMGRRWRTIPGNKHEKEDSPACQDGLSLSDCTGTDETDEKARGNSCKYENDESRVEETNKEEKPVSLKWPNTGRKQIIYVLLLPIVLPLWLTLPDVRNEKNRKFFILTFVGSSVWIAVFLYLIVWWGHQVGDIVGIPEPIMALLVAGAANADLITSVIVARKGLGNMAVSSCIGSNILDITIYLPVSWFLYSSIHGSASVDVDSSGIICASTLLLFMLLSTIISIAACRWKMNKVLGCVLVLLYFIFVVISIMLQYGFIICPVSDGK